One window of the Candidatus Zixiibacteriota bacterium genome contains the following:
- a CDS encoding T9SS type A sorting domain-containing protein, which yields MFGAGGGNGHYLTAAGWPRASFMSPPGSNKEYLFAGAIWVGGILNGDTLVSVGYDGWQIIREMNPPGRPPQPSISRIDYLSDFTMRALFTDTIAPSDSPYGPFPFQPYDPMYLRISSRSHVIRNELYEMIILYDIVITNVGRDTIKDACVGFYFDSDVGIYPNAEIHSDDIAGSIPELKIGYIIDNDGDPENGIYTDNSVIRAFAAKILRTSFAPSSNNFNWWVSNLEPLRDYGPRQCGTIEYPFRDFGGFLGTPEGDRNKYYIMTHPEWDFDQIRLAAPETLDSCWILPIDGGTDIANGFDARFLLSAGAQTLPPDSSLRVILTTFTTTWVHWDPNNFGRNLNKPDSFLSNLRLYGLIENSWWADFMVDSLIDPFFPVIGLSVLYHNGDSAILEWDPWVFDDINSYRLNLYELPLDSLPHPGAIPPWLKPTTPAEFYELPSFHHTLSGLTPNYPYLAAVAHMVGDRVGAESAPVLLFERHEPPTPKSEYIFVSDGEPAVLEWLPPSGIDIDHYNIYRFADSAAANTRYHRFYDKGDALGRLTPVDTVVIDDTLYFYYAMEIYARVDSGVHFFTENDIAEGAIYILTAVDKYGFESEFSRPVTTHFRTLRTRDILVLTNRSKLPALVNYDTVKNFYQSLLTGYDYQIYNLYDSLFRPPCDSTVCFHWREMMPFRLVIADDLLLNFLVRDTDVDSTLHKLCLSGGHLALFGGLQSPFWSVEEDFYGYCAFDNPLLTPFFDVDSSFVTGGYYFYNSPNPDYDSISAFLYAESTDPDIPSIAFDTTRNPFLSLLKLFWPPGTAPYASSFKIKEGAQVTHLFRSRDPGTSLQEGNPVGVITRGPAATTYLFGFHLWYMKPDQARALIDYIMNDIPLNVADTPDNLLPNNFTVSQNFPNPFNPSTVIQFELPRAADITLDIYNILGQKVITLLKERKPAGKYRVEWDGNNSDRLPCASGIYLYRLRAGDQAVTRKMVLLK from the coding sequence ATGTTTGGCGCAGGTGGCGGAAACGGGCACTATCTGACCGCCGCCGGTTGGCCCCGGGCTTCATTTATGTCCCCGCCCGGAAGCAACAAGGAGTATCTCTTTGCCGGCGCAATCTGGGTAGGTGGCATCCTCAACGGCGATACTCTGGTTTCGGTTGGCTACGACGGCTGGCAGATTATCCGTGAAATGAACCCGCCCGGGAGACCACCACAACCGAGCATATCAAGAATAGACTATCTCTCTGATTTCACGATGAGAGCTCTTTTCACCGATACGATAGCGCCTTCCGACAGTCCCTATGGTCCTTTCCCCTTCCAGCCTTATGACCCGATGTATCTCAGAATCTCGAGCCGAAGTCATGTAATTCGAAATGAATTATATGAGATGATAATCCTGTATGATATTGTCATCACCAATGTCGGGCGCGATACCATTAAAGATGCCTGTGTTGGATTCTATTTCGACAGTGATGTCGGCATCTACCCCAATGCTGAAATCCATTCGGACGATATTGCCGGCTCCATACCGGAACTTAAAATCGGATACATTATCGACAATGACGGTGACCCGGAGAATGGAATTTACACCGATAACAGTGTCATCAGAGCCTTCGCGGCGAAGATTCTAAGAACATCTTTTGCGCCCTCCAGCAATAATTTCAACTGGTGGGTTTCTAACTTGGAACCTCTCCGGGATTACGGTCCCCGTCAATGCGGCACTATTGAATACCCTTTCAGAGATTTCGGTGGATTTCTCGGCACCCCGGAAGGCGACCGGAATAAATATTATATCATGACCCATCCCGAGTGGGATTTTGACCAGATTCGCCTGGCGGCTCCGGAGACGCTCGATTCCTGTTGGATTTTGCCTATCGACGGCGGCACCGACATAGCCAATGGATTTGATGCCAGATTTCTTCTTTCCGCGGGAGCTCAAACTCTCCCTCCTGATTCCAGCCTACGCGTCATCTTGACGACTTTCACCACTACCTGGGTTCATTGGGACCCCAACAATTTCGGCCGCAACCTGAATAAACCAGATTCCTTCTTGAGCAACCTTAGGCTGTACGGTCTCATCGAGAACTCCTGGTGGGCTGATTTTATGGTCGATTCTCTTATCGACCCCTTCTTTCCTGTCATTGGATTGTCGGTTTTATATCATAACGGAGACTCCGCCATTCTTGAATGGGACCCCTGGGTCTTTGACGATATCAACTCCTATCGCCTCAATCTCTATGAACTTCCGCTCGACTCCCTGCCTCACCCTGGCGCCATCCCACCCTGGTTAAAACCGACCACTCCGGCCGAATTCTATGAACTGCCATCGTTCCATCATACACTCTCCGGACTGACGCCAAATTATCCTTACCTGGCAGCGGTGGCGCATATGGTCGGAGACCGGGTCGGCGCTGAAAGCGCGCCGGTACTGCTTTTTGAGCGCCACGAGCCGCCAACTCCGAAGAGCGAGTATATCTTTGTGTCTGATGGTGAACCGGCCGTCCTGGAATGGCTGCCTCCGTCCGGTATTGATATCGACCATTATAATATCTACCGATTTGCCGACAGCGCCGCCGCCAACACCCGCTATCATCGTTTCTATGATAAAGGGGATGCCCTTGGCAGATTAACTCCCGTTGATACCGTCGTTATTGACGATACCTTGTACTTCTATTACGCTATGGAAATCTATGCCCGGGTTGACTCCGGCGTTCATTTCTTCACCGAAAATGATATCGCGGAAGGCGCCATTTATATACTGACCGCGGTTGACAAGTACGGCTTTGAGTCCGAATTTTCACGACCTGTCACCACTCATTTCAGAACTTTGCGAACTCGCGATATTCTGGTTCTCACTAATCGCTCCAAACTGCCGGCGCTGGTGAATTACGACACGGTCAAGAATTTCTATCAATCGCTGCTGACTGGTTATGATTATCAGATTTACAATCTCTATGATTCCCTCTTCCGACCTCCCTGCGATTCCACCGTCTGCTTCCACTGGCGCGAGATGATGCCCTTTCGACTGGTCATTGCTGACGACCTGCTTTTGAATTTTCTGGTCCGGGATACCGACGTTGATTCCACGCTGCATAAACTCTGTCTGTCCGGTGGGCATCTTGCCCTCTTTGGCGGACTGCAGTCGCCATTCTGGAGCGTCGAGGAAGACTTCTACGGATATTGTGCCTTTGATAATCCGCTCCTGACGCCTTTCTTCGATGTTGATTCCTCTTTTGTTACCGGAGGGTATTATTTTTATAATTCCCCCAATCCGGATTATGATTCTATCAGCGCCTTTCTCTACGCCGAATCTACCGACCCGGATATCCCCTCCATCGCCTTCGATACTACCCGCAATCCTTTCCTTTCCCTGTTAAAATTATTTTGGCCCCCCGGAACTGCGCCGTATGCTTCTTCCTTCAAAATCAAGGAGGGCGCCCAGGTAACGCACCTCTTCCGCTCCCGCGACCCCGGGACATCGCTTCAGGAAGGCAATCCGGTCGGCGTTATCACCCGCGGTCCGGCGGCGACTACCTATCTTTTCGGCTTCCATCTCTGGTATATGAAACCTGACCAGGCGCGCGCCTTGATTGACTATATAATGAACGACATCCCTCTGAATGTTGCGGACACCCCTGATAATCTTCTGCCGAACAACTTCACTGTCTCCCAGAATTTTCCCAACCCTTTTAATCCGAGTACTGTCATTCAATTCGAGCTCCCCCGCGCCGCCGATATCACTCTGGATATCTACAATATTCTGGGACAGAAAGTTATTACCTTGCTCAAAGAGCGCAAGCCGGCGGGAAAGTATCGGGTGGAATGGGATGGCAATAACTCCGACAGATTGCCTTGCGCCTCGGGTATTTATCTATATCGTCTCCGCGCTGGTGACCAGGCGGTGACACGAAAGATGGTTCTTCTAAAATGA
- the holA gene encoding DNA polymerase III subunit delta, with the protein MTPAELNREIESGKFKPVYYFYGSEDYRMKEAEKKLVSCFLPKSLVSVNHITLTAAKGKLQDILNELAVVPMLGERQVFTINDIQSLVPSEVEKILSLLSPPDPNRVVILVTPAAKYKKDAAAIKLLIKKTAEVEFGKVRSDVAERKIVSTLAEHKIEIDREAVRLLLELSAGDMGGLTEEINKLINYAGEGGKISREDVACLSADYQAFKVFELGDYVAAGDFDQALAMLENMLNSGEKESGVFFWLSNHFQELYFVKNEKPLPPFRKWMTGKYRQQAARFDNAQVEDIILLLSEADRDLRGNIKPEKLVLERLILNICRMSGKKA; encoded by the coding sequence GTGACACCGGCGGAACTCAATCGCGAAATTGAATCCGGCAAGTTTAAGCCGGTTTACTATTTCTACGGCTCGGAAGATTATCGGATGAAGGAAGCCGAGAAAAAACTGGTTTCCTGTTTTCTTCCGAAGTCGCTGGTCTCTGTCAATCATATCACCCTGACTGCCGCCAAAGGTAAGCTGCAGGATATTCTCAATGAACTGGCGGTAGTGCCGATGCTGGGGGAACGTCAGGTTTTTACCATAAATGATATTCAATCGCTGGTGCCTTCGGAAGTCGAGAAGATATTGTCGCTTCTGAGCCCGCCCGACCCCAACCGGGTTGTAATTTTGGTGACACCGGCTGCCAAGTACAAGAAAGATGCGGCGGCAATAAAACTTCTGATTAAGAAGACGGCGGAAGTGGAATTCGGAAAAGTCCGCAGCGATGTCGCGGAGCGTAAGATAGTTTCAACTCTGGCGGAGCATAAGATTGAGATTGATAGAGAGGCGGTAAGACTTCTGCTGGAGCTGAGCGCCGGTGATATGGGGGGGCTGACCGAGGAAATAAATAAACTTATCAATTATGCCGGTGAAGGGGGAAAGATCAGCCGTGAAGATGTGGCTTGTCTCAGCGCCGATTACCAGGCGTTCAAAGTCTTTGAACTGGGCGACTATGTGGCCGCGGGCGATTTTGACCAGGCTCTGGCAATGCTGGAAAATATGCTCAACAGCGGCGAGAAAGAATCGGGCGTTTTTTTCTGGTTGAGTAATCATTTTCAGGAGCTATATTTTGTCAAGAATGAGAAGCCGCTGCCGCCATTTCGGAAATGGATGACCGGCAAGTATCGTCAACAGGCGGCACGATTCGACAACGCCCAGGTAGAAGATATTATACTTCTGCTGTCCGAAGCCGACCGCGACTTGCGCGGAAATATTAAGCCGGAGAAACTGGTGTTGGAGAGACTGATTTTGAATATCTGCCGCATGTCCGGCAAAAAAGCGTAG
- a CDS encoding sigma-54 dependent transcriptional regulator has product MSASLATLIRRETLLREPSLENRLAELGELHHDISPLYNALKERAVELILIEADFPGINAGLIRKLRLRSPLTDIWLLRRFQPSPVAADDGFYDGSISLDAGMERLEEKIKQIYHQKALLRKFQIVGRSEQMKLVAETIEKIAPTDISILIIGPSGSGKELVARAIHENSSRSSGSFVAVNCGALAEGVLESELFGHEKGAFTGSVGKREGLFVQANGGTIFLDEIGETRPDMQVKLLRVLEDGIFYPVGGDKPARSDARVIAATNRDLTEAIKEGQFREDLYFRLGVVKIMLPALYERREDILPLLFHFASRENLKGFTDGAVETLLRYDWPGNVRQLRNFVTRMGALHRRDEITEREVEQFVREQGISQKNLPVATGHTPEEAGHELIYRALLSLGNEIRMLRDLITANLPSQNGINGEFERGTSFSGKTGGSMQDMERQLIAEVLRETGGNRKAAAQKLGIGERTLYRKIKQYHLN; this is encoded by the coding sequence ATGAGCGCTTCGCTGGCGACACTTATCCGGCGTGAGACTCTGCTCCGGGAACCGTCCCTCGAAAACCGGCTGGCCGAACTGGGAGAATTGCATCATGATATCTCCCCCCTATACAATGCGCTGAAAGAGCGGGCCGTGGAACTGATTCTGATTGAAGCCGATTTTCCCGGTATCAATGCCGGTCTCATCCGGAAACTGCGACTGCGCTCCCCTCTGACTGATATCTGGCTTTTGCGACGGTTTCAGCCGTCGCCGGTTGCGGCTGATGATGGATTCTACGACGGCTCCATTTCCCTCGACGCCGGAATGGAAAGATTGGAAGAGAAGATAAAGCAGATATATCATCAGAAAGCGCTTCTGAGAAAATTCCAAATTGTGGGGCGCTCGGAGCAGATGAAACTGGTGGCGGAAACAATAGAGAAGATTGCTCCGACCGATATTTCGATATTGATTATCGGACCCTCGGGAAGCGGCAAGGAACTGGTGGCGCGGGCGATACATGAGAATTCATCGCGTTCTTCGGGATCGTTTGTCGCGGTGAATTGCGGGGCGCTGGCGGAAGGCGTGCTGGAATCTGAGTTATTCGGGCACGAGAAAGGCGCTTTCACCGGTTCGGTCGGCAAACGGGAGGGGCTTTTTGTTCAAGCTAATGGTGGAACCATTTTCCTTGACGAAATCGGCGAAACCAGACCGGATATGCAGGTGAAACTTCTGCGAGTGCTGGAAGACGGGATATTCTATCCGGTCGGCGGCGATAAACCGGCCCGTTCCGATGCGCGGGTAATTGCCGCCACCAATCGCGACCTGACCGAGGCGATAAAAGAGGGGCAATTTCGAGAAGATCTTTATTTTCGTCTGGGTGTGGTTAAGATTATGCTTCCGGCGCTATATGAGAGACGAGAAGATATTCTACCGCTGCTTTTTCATTTTGCTTCTCGGGAGAATCTGAAAGGATTCACCGATGGGGCGGTCGAGACGCTTCTTCGCTACGACTGGCCCGGCAATGTGCGGCAACTGCGCAACTTCGTTACTCGTATGGGAGCGCTTCATCGGCGCGATGAAATAACGGAGCGGGAAGTGGAGCAGTTTGTCCGGGAGCAGGGAATTTCGCAAAAGAATCTGCCGGTAGCGACGGGCCATACACCGGAGGAAGCGGGGCATGAGCTGATATATCGGGCGCTTCTTTCCCTGGGAAACGAGATTAGAATGCTTCGCGACCTGATTACCGCTAACCTGCCGTCACAAAACGGAATCAATGGCGAGTTCGAGCGCGGGACCTCCTTTTCGGGGAAGACGGGTGGCTCAATGCAGGATATGGAGCGGCAGCTTATTGCCGAGGTGCTGCGGGAAACCGGCGGCAACAGAAAAGCGGCCGCCCAAAAACTGGGAATCGGCGAGAGAACTCTTTACAGAAAAATAAAACAATACCATCTGAATTGA
- a CDS encoding lamin tail domain-containing protein translates to MVKARVIIGFAVFFLVCGLGRSVNADLIINEVMANEPGSQVTLEWIEIFNNSDSVKSLSNYTLEINGTLLLLPDDVITGGQYYILCRRFATSGTVPGFEEIWGNNTGVWGDDLSKEFYPINQLTAMSLTNDTGQIILRFGGSTKSSFVWNQNGADGVSWERFSPTSATISNSTDPRGGTPGEMNSITPRRNDLSLVSLSAYPAGAGSTTLRFTVANSGTDEIASSDLKFYYDLDRDSVVNEGDLITTYSLFNLSPYDTIEFSDVLTLEGIYPTVLAQLPDDERPENNIKSARATGEEFPPLIINEFMPYPRPPLSSEWVEIKNRTDSTIDLAGWKVGDSLRLNLILSGARTLEAGEYLILAQDSAAFRAFYGDNAIPVVQPSSWAELNNGVDQVRLYDSSNFPADSFRYGSVYPDNYSWSRGEEAGKTEQWGRSIEPGGTPGKMNQVYYQASASAISLKVEPNPFSPSRDRQTAITFSMPPGENMTIRIYDTEGRLVKTILDNMPALDGVVYWDGKSDDNLRLRVGIYIIYAEVHNRAQFKQTVVIAP, encoded by the coding sequence ATGGTGAAAGCAAGGGTCATCATCGGTTTTGCTGTTTTTTTCCTGGTCTGTGGTTTAGGACGCTCGGTAAACGCCGACCTGATAATTAACGAAGTCATGGCCAATGAACCGGGTTCGCAGGTGACTCTGGAATGGATAGAAATTTTCAATAATTCCGACAGCGTCAAAAGCCTCTCCAACTACACTCTCGAAATCAACGGAACCTTGCTTCTGCTTCCTGATGACGTCATCACCGGTGGACAGTATTATATTCTCTGCCGAAGATTCGCGACATCGGGAACGGTTCCGGGATTTGAAGAAATCTGGGGGAATAATACCGGCGTCTGGGGTGACGACTTATCTAAGGAATTTTATCCGATTAATCAATTGACCGCCATGTCGTTGACCAACGATACCGGGCAGATAATACTCAGGTTTGGCGGCTCCACCAAGTCGTCCTTTGTCTGGAATCAGAATGGCGCCGACGGTGTTTCCTGGGAGCGATTCTCCCCGACCTCGGCGACCATTAGCAATTCCACCGACCCGCGCGGCGGCACGCCGGGCGAGATGAATTCCATTACGCCGCGAAGAAATGATTTATCGCTTGTATCTTTAAGCGCCTATCCGGCCGGCGCCGGCAGCACAACTCTTCGCTTTACAGTCGCCAATAGCGGCACGGATGAAATCGCTTCTTCTGATCTGAAATTTTACTATGACCTGGATAGGGATTCTGTGGTCAATGAAGGAGACCTTATAACGACATACTCTCTTTTCAATCTTTCTCCTTATGACACGATTGAATTTTCCGATGTCCTGACGCTTGAAGGCATCTATCCGACAGTACTGGCGCAATTGCCTGACGATGAACGACCCGAAAATAATATAAAATCGGCGCGAGCCACCGGAGAGGAATTTCCGCCGCTTATAATAAACGAATTTATGCCGTATCCCAGACCTCCGCTTTCTTCTGAGTGGGTCGAAATAAAGAACCGCACCGATTCGACCATTGACCTTGCCGGATGGAAAGTCGGCGATTCGTTGCGTCTGAATCTTATCCTGTCGGGAGCCCGTACCTTGGAAGCGGGGGAGTATCTGATACTGGCGCAGGACAGTGCCGCCTTTCGCGCCTTCTATGGCGATAATGCCATTCCCGTGGTGCAGCCATCGAGTTGGGCGGAACTGAATAATGGTGTTGACCAGGTTCGCCTCTATGATTCGAGCAATTTCCCCGCGGACAGTTTTCGTTACGGCTCAGTTTATCCCGACAATTACAGCTGGTCGCGGGGCGAAGAGGCGGGGAAAACAGAGCAGTGGGGACGTTCCATTGAACCCGGCGGAACGCCGGGAAAGATGAACCAAGTCTATTATCAGGCGTCAGCTTCCGCTATAAGTCTCAAAGTTGAACCGAATCCATTCTCACCGTCAAGAGACCGGCAGACCGCCATAACTTTTTCGATGCCACCCGGCGAGAATATGACCATCCGCATCTATGATACCGAAGGCCGTTTGGTCAAGACCATTCTCGATAATATGCCGGCGCTTGATGGGGTCGTTTATTGGGACGGCAAATCGGACGACAATCTTCGGCTCCGGGTCGGGATATATATTATCTATGCCGAAGTACATAACCGGGCGCAATTCAAGCAGACCGTGGTGATAGCGCCATGA
- a CDS encoding sigma-70 family RNA polymerase sigma factor, whose translation MKIFREENEPSRVNNRGDEVDDRRLVESACGGDRDAYGRLIVKYQRKVFRMVYLMVGRFDSAEDIVQEAFVKAYQSLARFEKDRPFYPWISAIARNLAINQLKRELREMPVGEDDDFLLEKASPAMNPLEELLDKENEKRFIAAVKGLPAPFRAVFILRSFEKLSYEEIARELGITVGTVDSRLNRARQKLIESLKDLL comes from the coding sequence ATGAAAATTTTCCGGGAAGAAAACGAGCCGAGCCGGGTAAATAATAGAGGTGATGAGGTTGATGACCGCCGCCTGGTGGAATCTGCCTGCGGCGGGGACCGTGATGCCTACGGCAGGTTGATAGTCAAATATCAAAGGAAGGTTTTTCGAATGGTTTACTTGATGGTAGGAAGGTTCGACAGCGCCGAAGATATTGTTCAAGAAGCGTTTGTGAAAGCTTATCAATCGCTGGCGCGCTTTGAGAAAGACCGTCCCTTTTACCCCTGGATTTCTGCCATCGCTCGAAATCTGGCTATCAACCAGTTAAAGCGGGAGCTGCGGGAGATGCCGGTCGGGGAAGATGATGATTTCCTGCTGGAGAAGGCGTCGCCGGCGATGAACCCGCTCGAAGAACTTCTGGATAAGGAAAACGAGAAAAGATTCATAGCGGCGGTGAAAGGGCTTCCGGCGCCCTTCCGCGCCGTATTTATATTAAGGAGTTTTGAGAAACTGAGTTATGAGGAGATTGCCCGGGAACTGGGGATAACTGTCGGGACGGTCGATTCGCGTCTTAACCGGGCGCGGCAAAAGTTGATAGAATCACTTAAGGACCTTCTGTAA
- a CDS encoding deoxyguanosinetriphosphate triphosphohydrolase has protein sequence MSDSRKPAERVRDYESRILAPYAACSSRTKGRKYPQREHPLRTAYQRDRDRVIHSAAFRRMEYKTQVFVNHEGDHYRTRLTHTIEVAQISRTIARALGLNEDLAEAIALVHDLGHTPFGHSGEDALDELMAAFGGFNHNRQSLRVVDFLERRYPDFPGLNLTYEVREGIIKHETWSPQILTDEFPPDEKPTLEAALVDIADSIAYNSHDVDDGLSSGILDRTDMEQVPIFKDAVRESEKLWRELDPKLRRHSLVRLLVDWQVTDLITETSNNIDRYEIDSLDAVRRCRQPIISFSSSVAARVEELKRYLSEKMYRHPRLQAMSDDARKVIATLFQRYKEEPSRLHGKFKLRLGKEPRELIIADFIAGMTDRYALKMYEELK, from the coding sequence ATGAGCGATTCTCGCAAACCGGCCGAAAGGGTCAGGGACTATGAAAGCCGGATTCTGGCGCCGTACGCCGCTTGCTCATCGAGGACTAAAGGACGCAAATATCCCCAGCGGGAGCATCCGTTGCGCACTGCCTATCAACGGGACCGCGACCGGGTCATTCATTCCGCGGCGTTCCGTCGGATGGAATACAAGACTCAGGTCTTTGTTAATCACGAAGGCGACCATTATCGGACACGGCTGACTCATACCATAGAAGTCGCGCAAATCAGCCGGACAATCGCGCGGGCGTTGGGCTTGAATGAAGATCTGGCTGAGGCGATCGCGCTGGTGCACGATTTGGGGCATACTCCTTTCGGGCATTCCGGCGAAGATGCTTTAGACGAGTTGATGGCTGCATTCGGGGGTTTTAATCATAACCGGCAATCGTTGCGGGTGGTCGATTTTCTGGAGCGCCGTTATCCCGATTTTCCGGGACTGAATCTCACCTATGAAGTGCGCGAAGGAATTATCAAGCATGAAACCTGGTCGCCGCAAATCTTGACTGACGAGTTTCCGCCGGATGAAAAACCGACCCTGGAAGCGGCGCTGGTCGATATTGCCGATTCTATTGCTTATAACAGCCATGATGTTGATGACGGGCTTTCGTCGGGAATTCTGGACCGGACGGATATGGAGCAGGTGCCGATTTTTAAGGATGCCGTGCGCGAATCGGAAAAACTGTGGCGCGAACTTGACCCGAAATTGCGACGGCATTCCCTGGTACGTCTTCTGGTGGACTGGCAGGTAACCGATTTGATCACTGAAACCTCGAATAATATCGACCGGTATGAAATTGACTCCCTTGACGCCGTCCGGCGTTGCCGTCAACCGATAATATCCTTTTCTTCTTCGGTTGCCGCGCGAGTGGAGGAATTGAAGCGGTATCTTTCGGAGAAAATGTATCGGCATCCGCGACTGCAGGCGATGTCGGACGACGCCCGGAAGGTAATTGCTACCCTCTTTCAACGATATAAAGAGGAGCCATCACGGCTTCACGGCAAATTCAAGCTCCGTCTGGGGAAAGAGCCGCGGGAGTTGATAATAGCCGATTTTATCGCCGGAATGACTGACCGGTATGCGCTGAAGATGTATGAGGAGCTGAAGTAA